The Marinobacter sp. ANT_B65 genome has a segment encoding these proteins:
- a CDS encoding threonine aldolase family protein, translating to MSRSEQFASDNYSGVCPQAWKAMEAANRMDEPAYGEDSWTQRASDGLRSLFDTDCDVYFVFNGTAANSLALASIGQSFHSVICHELAHIETDECGGPEYASNGAKLLLGEGENGKLTPESIEHLVTKRSDIHYPKPKALSITQATEVGTIYTPDELRAIRVLADQYKLNIHMDGARFANAVAALDVHPSEITWKAGVDVLCFSGTKNGLALGEAVVFFNKALAEDFEWRCKQAGQLASKMRFISAPWCGLLENNVWLENARHANASAKRLADGLAGLPGIRLRYPRQVNGVFVEMPEALQAALRAKGWRFYNFIGGSARLMCSWATTPVVVDQFLADVRQLQC from the coding sequence GTGTCACGATCGGAGCAGTTTGCCAGCGATAATTACAGTGGTGTGTGCCCTCAGGCATGGAAAGCGATGGAGGCAGCAAACCGTATGGATGAACCTGCCTATGGAGAAGATAGCTGGACGCAACGGGCTTCAGATGGGTTGAGGTCCTTGTTTGATACAGATTGTGATGTCTACTTTGTGTTTAATGGCACAGCAGCCAACTCGCTGGCTTTGGCATCCATCGGGCAATCGTTCCATAGTGTTATCTGCCATGAGCTGGCCCATATTGAAACTGATGAATGTGGTGGGCCGGAATATGCTTCCAACGGTGCCAAGCTCCTGCTGGGTGAAGGTGAAAACGGGAAGCTGACTCCGGAAAGTATTGAACATCTGGTCACCAAACGCAGCGATATTCATTACCCCAAACCCAAGGCGCTGAGTATTACTCAGGCAACGGAAGTCGGCACTATCTATACCCCTGACGAACTTCGCGCCATTCGTGTGCTGGCGGATCAGTACAAGCTGAATATCCACATGGACGGTGCCCGGTTTGCGAATGCTGTTGCGGCGCTGGATGTGCACCCATCGGAAATTACCTGGAAAGCGGGTGTCGACGTGCTGTGTTTCTCCGGAACCAAGAATGGTCTGGCTCTGGGAGAAGCTGTGGTGTTCTTCAATAAAGCCCTGGCCGAGGACTTTGAATGGCGTTGTAAGCAGGCGGGACAGCTTGCCTCAAAAATGCGGTTTATTTCCGCGCCCTGGTGTGGGTTGCTGGAGAATAACGTGTGGCTGGAAAACGCACGCCATGCCAATGCCAGTGCAAAGAGGCTTGCGGACGGGTTGGCTGGACTGCCAGGAATCAGGCTCAGGTATCCAAGGCAGGTAAACGGAGTGTTTGTAGAAATGCCCGAGGCCTTGCAAGCCGCGCTGCGGGCCAAAGGGTGGCGTTTCTACAACTTTATTGGTGGCAGTGCGCGCCTGATGTGCTCCTGGGCCACAACACCGGTGGTTGTTGATCAGTTTCTGGCAGATGTGCGCCAGTTGCAGTGCTGA
- a CDS encoding dicarboxylate/amino acid:cation symporter yields the protein MRALFHRYLNTSLILRVSIALVLGLAVGLIGGPQVADWLAPFGELLLRLLKFLIVPIVLFTLMVGVNQANIGSMGRVGQKLFGFYVLTSALAIVVGLVVASLFEPGSGMALDEDADINVPVNPGFVSVLLNVVPDNIFAAFTELNLLGIIFIAIVFGIALLKLRESEAHAELGEHLFKVVEALNEVTLKVMAGVLQYVPIGVFAIVAKTAGEHGMATILALGDMVLVLYIALAAHLFVYCILMRFYGVEVRAFFREARTPMATAFATQSSSGTLPLTLDAARRLGIPKRIYGFSLPLGATINMDGAAIRIAISAVFAANVVGVPLDLMTMAEIVLIGTLTSIGTAGVPGAGIVMIATVFAQVGLPIETVALLVSIDALVGMGATGLNVTGDLVGTAIVARSESKYPVDTAVEGAKPVG from the coding sequence GTGAGGGCTCTGTTTCACCGCTATCTGAATACTTCTTTAATTCTGCGCGTAAGTATCGCCCTGGTGCTGGGTCTGGCAGTGGGGTTGATTGGTGGGCCGCAAGTTGCTGACTGGCTGGCGCCCTTTGGCGAATTGTTGCTACGGCTGCTCAAGTTTCTTATCGTGCCTATCGTGCTGTTCACGCTCATGGTGGGTGTCAATCAGGCCAACATCGGCAGCATGGGCCGGGTCGGCCAGAAACTTTTCGGGTTCTATGTTTTAACATCCGCGCTGGCCATTGTTGTCGGTCTGGTGGTTGCAAGTTTATTCGAGCCCGGAAGCGGGATGGCGCTCGATGAAGACGCAGACATAAACGTACCGGTAAACCCCGGGTTTGTGAGTGTGTTGCTGAACGTCGTCCCCGACAATATTTTTGCGGCGTTCACCGAGCTGAATCTGCTGGGTATTATTTTTATCGCCATTGTTTTTGGCATTGCGTTGCTTAAATTGCGGGAATCCGAGGCGCATGCAGAGCTTGGCGAGCACCTTTTCAAGGTTGTTGAAGCGCTTAATGAGGTCACGCTGAAGGTTATGGCTGGCGTGCTCCAGTATGTGCCCATAGGGGTGTTCGCGATTGTTGCCAAGACAGCGGGCGAGCATGGCATGGCCACTATACTGGCTCTGGGTGACATGGTGCTGGTGCTTTACATTGCGCTGGCGGCGCATCTGTTTGTGTACTGCATACTTATGCGCTTTTATGGTGTGGAAGTGCGGGCATTTTTTCGTGAAGCGCGTACGCCCATGGCAACAGCTTTTGCAACCCAGAGCAGTTCAGGCACCTTGCCGCTGACCCTGGATGCGGCACGGCGCCTGGGCATACCCAAACGGATATATGGCTTCAGTCTGCCGCTTGGTGCCACCATCAACATGGATGGTGCCGCAATCCGTATCGCGATTTCTGCAGTGTTTGCGGCCAATGTAGTCGGTGTGCCTCTGGATCTGATGACGATGGCAGAGATCGTTCTTATTGGCACACTTACCTCTATCGGGACGGCGGGAGTGCCCGGCGCAGGTATCGTAATGATTGCGACGGTTTTTGCCCAGGTGGGCCTGCCGATTGAAACCGTCGCGCTGCTGGTTTCCATCGATGCACTGGTCGGCATGGGGGCTACCGGCCTTAATGTGACCGGAGACCTGGTAGGCACTGCGATTGTTGCCCGTAGTGAAAGTAAATATCCGGTTGATACGGCAGTTGAGGGGGCGAAACCTGTTGGCTGA
- a CDS encoding MaoC family dehydratase: MTHIRKQTVLGLRAGDVFRVTRTFAESDTLAFGEISRDMNPVHYDERFAAAKDFRGKICHGLLVGGMITEVGGQIGWLASGMNFRFRRPVYFGDTITCEFTVTDADERNRAKAEAVLSNQHGEIVIEAWLTGILPGAAERAILAQN; encoded by the coding sequence GTGACGCACATTCGAAAACAGACCGTTCTAGGCCTCAGGGCTGGTGATGTTTTCAGGGTTACCCGGACATTTGCCGAGAGTGACACTCTGGCATTTGGCGAGATCAGCAGGGATATGAACCCGGTCCACTACGATGAACGCTTCGCCGCCGCCAAGGATTTTCGGGGCAAAATCTGCCATGGCTTGCTTGTCGGTGGCATGATTACCGAAGTGGGTGGTCAGATTGGCTGGCTGGCATCCGGAATGAATTTCAGATTTCGCCGCCCGGTTTATTTCGGAGATACCATTACCTGCGAGTTCACCGTTACTGACGCAGATGAGCGTAACCGCGCAAAGGCTGAAGCGGTGCTATCCAACCAGCATGGTGAGATTGTTATTGAGGCCTGGCTGACTGGCATACTTCCTGGTGCAGCGGAACGAGCCATCCTCGCGCAGAATTGA
- a CDS encoding spermidine synthase has translation MTRFELLGTAIIPGKGTELRLLQRNDEFSIRIAGTSGELMNTRLHGSEDALATLACERIADHPAPKVLIGGLGMGFTLAAALQSLGDTAEITVAELVPEVEQWNLGPLGSAAGYPLKDSRARVHIGDVVQLIKDSPAGYDAILLDIDNGPEGLTRKENDWLYTPAGIAAAQEALRPEGILAYWSAGQDPTFTERLKRAGLSAEAVTVRAHRPGKGAKHVIWLAW, from the coding sequence ATGACTCGCTTTGAGTTACTTGGTACCGCGATTATTCCAGGCAAGGGTACAGAATTACGCCTGTTGCAACGAAATGATGAGTTTTCTATTCGTATTGCTGGCACCAGCGGTGAGCTGATGAATACCCGCCTGCATGGCTCTGAGGACGCCCTTGCAACCCTGGCGTGTGAGCGCATTGCGGACCATCCGGCACCAAAGGTGCTCATTGGTGGGCTGGGTATGGGCTTTACTCTGGCGGCCGCTCTGCAGTCTCTGGGAGACACTGCAGAGATTACTGTTGCAGAGCTGGTGCCAGAAGTGGAACAGTGGAATCTGGGGCCGCTGGGCAGTGCGGCGGGTTATCCGCTGAAAGACTCCCGTGCGCGGGTGCACATTGGTGATGTAGTGCAGCTGATCAAGGATTCGCCTGCCGGCTATGATGCCATTCTTCTGGATATAGATAACGGCCCCGAAGGCCTGACGCGTAAGGAAAATGACTGGCTATATACGCCTGCAGGAATTGCCGCAGCGCAGGAGGCTTTGCGGCCGGAGGGTATCCTTGCCTACTGGTCAGCAGGCCAGGATCCAACCTTTACCGAACGCCTGAAGCGTGCCGGGCTTTCTGCAGAGGCGGTGACTGTACGGGCTCATCGCCCCGGTAAAGGCGCAAAACATGTTATCTGGCTGGCCTGGTAG
- a CDS encoding PA4780 family RIO1-like protein kinase yields MKVPKRLQPLVDDGMVDEVLYQLMSGKEAQVYVVRCGDHVRCAKVFKEAQKRSFKQAVEYQEGRKVRNSRRARAMSKKTRYGQKEQEDAWLNAEVDALYRLAEAGVRVPAPMGFVDGVLLMELIADADGKAAPRLDDVTLTPEQARDYHERIIAEIVRMLSAGLIHGDLSEFNVLVDSNGPVIIDLPQAVNAAGNNNAERMLERDVDNMRRYFAKFAPDLLITDYGKEIWALYESGDLHPDSKLTGCFEHDTHSADVDELMAVIDAAKEEERDRQERMQEDDED; encoded by the coding sequence ATGAAAGTACCCAAGAGATTACAGCCCCTGGTCGATGACGGCATGGTGGATGAAGTGCTTTACCAGCTTATGAGCGGTAAAGAGGCCCAGGTTTACGTAGTGCGGTGCGGCGATCACGTGCGCTGTGCGAAGGTATTCAAAGAAGCGCAGAAACGGAGCTTCAAACAAGCCGTTGAGTACCAGGAAGGCCGAAAAGTACGTAACAGCCGCCGGGCCCGGGCGATGAGCAAAAAAACCCGCTATGGCCAGAAAGAGCAGGAAGATGCCTGGCTCAATGCCGAAGTGGATGCTCTGTACCGTCTGGCTGAGGCTGGTGTGCGCGTACCTGCGCCCATGGGCTTTGTTGACGGTGTCCTGCTGATGGAGTTGATTGCCGACGCCGATGGCAAAGCTGCTCCGCGTCTGGACGATGTCACTCTCACCCCGGAGCAGGCAAGGGATTATCACGAACGGATTATCGCCGAGATTGTGCGGATGCTGAGTGCCGGGCTTATTCACGGTGACCTGTCAGAGTTTAACGTACTGGTAGACAGCAATGGCCCTGTGATCATCGACCTGCCCCAGGCCGTGAATGCTGCCGGTAACAACAACGCCGAGCGCATGCTGGAGCGGGATGTGGACAACATGCGCCGCTACTTTGCCAAATTCGCACCTGATCTGCTGATTACGGATTATGGCAAGGAAATCTGGGCGCTGTACGAGAGCGGCGACCTGCACCCAGACAGTAAACTGACCGGATGTTTCGAACACGACACACACAGTGCCGATGTCGACGAACTTATGGCGGTGATTGACGCAGCAAAAGAGGAAGAAAGAGACCGGCAGGAACGCATGCAGGAAGACGACGAGGACTAA
- the yeiP gene encoding elongation factor P-like protein YeiP, whose protein sequence is MPRANEIKKNSAVEYEGRVYFVKDIERSVPQGRAGGSLYRMRMYDVVSGAKIDETFKDSDMLNLADLVRRPAAFSYSDGDEYVFMDSEDFTQYSLSREAIADELLFITEDTQGVMVILVSDAPVALALPPTVELDIEETDPSVKGGSATARTKPAKMKTGLVIQVPEHISTGDRIKINVEERKFLSRA, encoded by the coding sequence ATGCCTAGAGCAAATGAAATCAAGAAGAATTCTGCGGTTGAATATGAAGGCCGGGTTTATTTCGTAAAAGACATCGAGCGCTCTGTTCCTCAGGGGCGGGCCGGTGGCAGTCTTTATCGCATGCGTATGTACGATGTGGTCTCAGGAGCCAAGATCGACGAGACGTTCAAGGACTCCGATATGCTGAACCTCGCAGATCTTGTGCGCAGGCCAGCAGCCTTTTCCTATTCTGACGGTGATGAATATGTCTTCATGGATAGCGAAGACTTCACTCAATACAGTCTGAGCCGTGAAGCAATTGCAGATGAGTTGCTATTTATCACTGAAGACACTCAGGGCGTTATGGTGATTCTGGTCAGCGACGCGCCTGTAGCCCTGGCACTCCCGCCAACTGTAGAACTTGATATTGAGGAAACAGATCCTTCCGTAAAGGGGGGCTCAGCAACAGCTCGTACCAAACCCGCAAAAATGAAAACCGGGTTGGTGATTCAGGTTCCCGAGCATATTTCCACTGGCGACCGCATCAAAATCAATGTTGAGGAGCGTAAGTTTCTTAGCCGCGCCTGA
- a CDS encoding YbfB/YjiJ family MFS transporter, with product MKTIETIRVLVASVITVMVTVGVARFSYTPMIPEMMEALGLSQSVVGMLATVNYAGYLTGALLITRISDLDLKVKLYQLGLVVAVVSTVLMGYTTEIWLWFVLRFVSGLSTSAGMLLGAGLLMSWLIKNNEKSELGVFFSGIGLGIVLTAVLAELIKGSFSWDQQWVIYGLVGLALLVPVWRWMPDYRTSALPRTGSASASDERSHFVVILQLAYFCAGVGYVVTATFLVAIAESIPTLTGHGWLIWLVAGLSATPACWLWDVFTRRWGQWTALYLAYSLNAVSILMLIINTSMFSVMLSAIIYGASFIGIVSMMLAMVGREFPENPSRPMSRLTFSYGIAQMLAPAVVGYLADVEGNYTNGLWLTLLVMALGVWVLHLARQTKNKEAEQ from the coding sequence GTGAAAACAATAGAAACAATAAGGGTGCTGGTGGCCAGCGTGATCACTGTAATGGTCACGGTCGGGGTCGCACGGTTCTCATACACGCCAATGATTCCTGAAATGATGGAAGCGCTTGGGCTGAGTCAGTCCGTAGTAGGCATGCTCGCGACAGTGAACTATGCCGGCTACCTTACGGGGGCGCTTCTTATCACCCGGATCAGCGATCTTGATCTCAAGGTAAAGCTGTATCAGCTTGGACTTGTTGTGGCGGTTGTCTCTACGGTTCTCATGGGGTACACCACCGAGATATGGTTGTGGTTTGTCCTGCGTTTTGTTTCCGGCCTGAGCACGTCTGCAGGTATGCTGCTTGGTGCGGGCCTGTTGATGAGCTGGCTGATCAAAAACAACGAGAAATCCGAACTTGGTGTTTTCTTTTCGGGTATCGGGTTGGGGATTGTTCTTACGGCAGTTCTCGCGGAGCTGATCAAAGGATCCTTCAGCTGGGATCAGCAATGGGTGATATACGGGCTTGTGGGGCTGGCGTTGCTGGTTCCCGTCTGGCGCTGGATGCCGGATTATCGTACCAGTGCCTTGCCGCGGACCGGAAGCGCTTCGGCCAGTGATGAGCGAAGCCATTTTGTCGTAATTTTGCAGTTGGCCTATTTCTGTGCCGGAGTAGGGTATGTGGTAACGGCGACTTTCCTGGTGGCCATTGCCGAGTCCATACCGACTCTCACTGGCCATGGCTGGCTGATCTGGCTTGTTGCTGGCCTTTCAGCCACACCGGCCTGCTGGCTTTGGGATGTGTTCACACGCCGGTGGGGGCAGTGGACGGCCCTTTACCTGGCCTATTCGCTTAATGCGGTCAGTATCCTGATGCTGATCATCAACACGAGCATGTTCAGTGTCATGCTCAGCGCCATCATTTATGGTGCCAGCTTTATAGGCATCGTCAGCATGATGCTGGCGATGGTTGGGCGGGAGTTTCCGGAAAATCCTTCCCGGCCCATGAGCCGGCTCACCTTCAGCTATGGTATCGCCCAGATGCTGGCGCCCGCTGTTGTGGGGTATCTGGCTGATGTTGAGGGTAACTACACAAATGGCCTGTGGCTTACATTATTGGTGATGGCGCTTGGTGTATGGGTGCTTCATCTTGCACGCCAGACCAAGAACAAGGAAGCGGAGCAGTAG
- a CDS encoding winged helix-turn-helix transcriptional regulator, which produces MNELDRIDHSIIRELQKNARITITDLASRVGLSKTPCQVRMRRLEEQGFITGYTVLVNQTKLGQSHIAFAQVTLSDTSSDALKAFNKAVKQIAAIEQCHMMAANFDYLMKVRTRNMAEYRQVLGEQISALPHVLQTSTFVVMESVKDAGL; this is translated from the coding sequence ATGAACGAACTCGACCGAATCGATCACTCAATTATTCGTGAATTACAGAAGAATGCGCGGATCACGATCACCGACCTTGCCTCTCGTGTAGGCCTCTCGAAAACTCCGTGTCAGGTACGCATGCGGCGGCTTGAGGAGCAAGGGTTCATTACGGGTTACACGGTGCTGGTGAATCAGACCAAACTGGGGCAAAGCCACATTGCTTTCGCGCAGGTGACCCTGAGTGATACCAGCAGCGATGCGTTGAAGGCCTTCAACAAGGCCGTCAAACAGATTGCCGCGATTGAGCAGTGCCACATGATGGCCGCCAATTTCGATTACCTGATGAAGGTGCGGACACGCAACATGGCAGAATACAGGCAGGTATTGGGTGAACAGATTTCAGCACTGCCCCATGTGCTGCAAACGAGTACGTTTGTAGTAATGGAAAGCGTAAAAGATGCGGGGCTCTAA
- the putA gene encoding bifunctional proline dehydrogenase/L-glutamate gamma-semialdehyde dehydrogenase PutA produces MLAQQSVTPEISESRQAIRDYYLEDEHKVIHELIADARLSREEREAISARAADLVRSVRANAKSTIMEKFLAEYGLTTKEGVALMCLAEALLRVPDNTTIHALIEDKITSGNWSAHVGKATSSFINSTTVALLMTSNLLKDSERHTIGDTLRKLVKRLGEPVVRTVAGQAMKEMGRQFVLGRNIEEAQSEASSYMAKGYTYSYDMLGEAARTDADARRYFESYSNAIDSIAKNCKGDVRKNPGISVKLSALLARYEYGQKERVMTELLPRALKLAKKAAAANMGFNIDAEEQDRLDLSLDVIEGLLSDPELAGWDGFGVVVQAFAKRASHTIDWLYALSEKLDRRIMIRLVKGAYWDAEIKRAQVMGLTDFPVFTRKACSDVSYLSCARKLVRMSDRIYPQFATHNAHSVSAILELAKSAGLKNYEFQRLHGMGESLHNQVLEESGVPCRIYAPVGKHSDLLAYLVRRLLENGANSSFVNQIVDTSITPEDIARDPIDVVQELGDNLSSKLIVRPENLFGANRRNSKGWDITDPVTVERVNEGRGEFRSYRWVGGPLIAADIKGTEVLEVRNPANPDDLVGHITQADEADVSAAIGAAQQGFTSWSAVPVEERAACVRKVGDLLEENSHELFALTTREAGKSLLDAIAEIREAVDFSQFYANEALRYKDSGEARGVICCISPWNFPLAIFAGQILANLAAGNVVVAKPAEQTSLLAARAVELMHEAGIPKDAIQLLPGSGATVGTALTSDSRVAGVCFTGSTATAQRINKVMAENMAPDAPLVAETGGLNAMIVDSTALPEQVVRDVLASSFQSAGQRCSALRMLYVQTDIADHLLEMLYGAMEELGIGDPWALSTDVGPVIDEAARKKIADHCEMFEQKGLLLKKLPVPEKGLFVSPAVLKVSGIEDMEEEIFGPVLHVATFEAKDIDKVVDSINAKGYGLTFGIHSRVDNRVDRISSRIKVGNTYVNRNQIGAIVGSQPFGGEGLSGTGPKAGGPQYVRRFLKGAAAERPADPGSKAIDGKKLEELIGSLDKRKVLAPEARIEALEPVFGMVPEPLDAHTEELPGPTGELNRLSNHARGLVLCLGPDKETALAQAAMALSQGNKAVVIAPGITDTVSRAEKAGLPVVGTEGNLEPDALATARGFEAVVSCAEQPLLKKYRLALARRDGALLPLITEHTLDQRYVIERHLCVDTTAAGGNASLIAASE; encoded by the coding sequence ATGTTAGCGCAGCAATCAGTGACTCCCGAAATTTCTGAAAGCCGGCAGGCGATTCGTGATTATTATCTCGAAGATGAACATAAAGTGATTCATGAGTTGATTGCTGACGCTCGGTTGTCCCGCGAAGAGCGTGAAGCAATATCCGCCAGGGCCGCAGACCTGGTGCGTAGCGTTCGTGCAAACGCGAAATCCACGATCATGGAAAAGTTCCTTGCGGAATATGGCCTCACCACCAAAGAGGGTGTTGCGTTAATGTGCCTGGCAGAGGCGCTGTTGCGTGTGCCGGATAACACAACCATTCATGCTCTGATTGAAGACAAGATTACCTCCGGTAACTGGAGTGCTCACGTTGGCAAGGCGACGTCATCGTTTATCAATTCCACAACCGTTGCGCTGTTGATGACGAGCAACCTGTTGAAAGATTCTGAGCGTCACACGATAGGGGATACGTTGCGAAAGCTGGTCAAGCGCCTTGGTGAGCCGGTGGTTCGCACAGTTGCAGGCCAGGCCATGAAGGAAATGGGACGGCAGTTTGTTCTGGGCCGTAACATCGAAGAGGCACAGAGTGAAGCCAGCTCCTATATGGCCAAGGGGTACACCTATTCGTACGACATGCTTGGCGAAGCCGCACGTACAGATGCCGATGCCCGTCGTTATTTTGAATCCTATTCCAATGCCATCGATAGCATTGCCAAAAACTGCAAAGGCGATGTTCGGAAAAATCCGGGGATTTCCGTCAAACTCTCTGCACTACTGGCCCGTTACGAGTATGGCCAAAAAGAACGAGTGATGACCGAGCTGTTACCCCGGGCCCTGAAGCTGGCCAAAAAAGCAGCGGCGGCGAATATGGGGTTCAATATTGATGCCGAGGAACAGGATCGCCTCGATCTGTCTCTGGATGTCATTGAAGGCCTTCTGTCTGATCCGGAGCTTGCAGGCTGGGACGGCTTTGGCGTGGTTGTTCAGGCTTTCGCCAAACGCGCTTCCCATACCATTGACTGGTTGTACGCACTCTCCGAAAAGCTCGATCGCCGTATCATGATTCGCCTGGTGAAGGGCGCTTACTGGGATGCTGAGATCAAGCGCGCCCAGGTAATGGGGTTGACTGATTTCCCGGTGTTTACGCGTAAGGCGTGCAGTGATGTTTCCTACCTTTCATGCGCCAGGAAGCTTGTGCGCATGAGCGATCGTATATACCCGCAGTTTGCTACACATAACGCCCATTCTGTTTCTGCAATTCTGGAACTGGCCAAAAGTGCTGGTCTGAAAAATTACGAGTTCCAGCGTCTTCATGGTATGGGAGAATCGCTGCATAACCAGGTTCTCGAAGAGAGCGGTGTTCCCTGCAGAATATACGCGCCTGTTGGCAAACATAGCGATCTGCTGGCTTATCTTGTACGCCGGTTGCTTGAAAACGGAGCTAACAGTTCCTTTGTTAACCAGATTGTAGACACGAGCATAACTCCTGAAGACATTGCCAGGGATCCCATTGATGTCGTTCAGGAGCTGGGTGACAACCTTTCCAGCAAACTCATTGTTCGCCCGGAGAACCTTTTTGGGGCCAATCGCCGTAACTCCAAAGGATGGGATATTACCGATCCGGTGACGGTAGAGAGAGTCAATGAGGGCCGTGGGGAATTTCGCAGCTATCGTTGGGTGGGTGGCCCGCTCATTGCTGCGGATATCAAGGGTACTGAAGTGCTGGAAGTCAGGAACCCGGCGAATCCAGACGATCTGGTCGGGCATATTACCCAGGCTGATGAAGCTGATGTGTCTGCCGCTATTGGCGCCGCACAGCAAGGTTTTACAAGCTGGTCCGCTGTGCCGGTGGAAGAGCGCGCAGCCTGTGTTCGTAAAGTTGGGGACCTGCTGGAGGAAAACTCCCATGAGCTGTTTGCTCTGACAACCCGGGAAGCGGGTAAATCCCTGCTGGATGCCATTGCTGAAATTCGCGAGGCTGTAGATTTTTCACAGTTCTACGCTAATGAAGCCCTGCGCTACAAAGACAGCGGTGAAGCCCGCGGTGTTATCTGCTGTATTTCACCCTGGAACTTCCCGCTGGCAATCTTTGCCGGCCAGATCCTTGCCAACCTGGCTGCGGGCAACGTAGTTGTTGCCAAACCAGCGGAGCAAACGTCGCTCCTGGCCGCTCGTGCTGTTGAACTGATGCACGAAGCCGGGATCCCCAAAGACGCGATACAGCTTCTGCCAGGCTCCGGCGCTACAGTGGGAACCGCACTCACTTCTGACTCCCGGGTAGCTGGTGTGTGCTTCACTGGTTCTACCGCCACTGCCCAGCGTATCAACAAGGTTATGGCAGAAAACATGGCTCCGGATGCACCATTGGTGGCTGAAACCGGTGGCCTGAACGCCATGATTGTTGATTCAACGGCCCTGCCTGAGCAGGTAGTCCGGGATGTGCTGGCTTCATCATTCCAGAGCGCTGGCCAGCGTTGTTCGGCGCTGCGCATGCTGTATGTGCAAACGGATATTGCTGACCACTTGCTGGAAATGCTCTACGGCGCCATGGAGGAGCTTGGGATTGGTGATCCCTGGGCACTTTCCACAGACGTGGGCCCGGTCATTGACGAAGCAGCGCGGAAAAAGATCGCAGATCACTGTGAGATGTTTGAACAAAAAGGCCTCCTGCTCAAAAAACTTCCCGTGCCGGAAAAAGGCCTGTTTGTCTCACCCGCTGTGCTGAAAGTCAGCGGAATAGAAGATATGGAAGAAGAAATTTTCGGGCCGGTACTGCACGTGGCGACCTTTGAGGCCAAAGACATCGATAAGGTTGTCGATTCGATAAACGCCAAAGGCTACGGGCTGACGTTCGGTATCCATAGCCGGGTTGATAATCGGGTGGACCGGATCTCAAGCCGCATCAAGGTTGGCAATACTTATGTTAACCGCAACCAGATTGGTGCGATCGTCGGATCTCAGCCGTTTGGTGGTGAGGGCCTTTCCGGAACTGGCCCCAAGGCTGGTGGTCCGCAGTATGTTCGTCGTTTCCTCAAAGGCGCTGCAGCTGAGCGCCCGGCTGATCCCGGTAGTAAAGCGATCGATGGCAAGAAGCTGGAAGAGCTGATCGGCAGTCTGGATAAACGCAAAGTTCTCGCCCCGGAAGCAAGAATAGAAGCCCTGGAGCCGGTTTTCGGTATGGTTCCCGAGCCGTTGGATGCCCATACCGAAGAATTGCCGGGGCCAACGGGTGAGCTTAACAGACTATCCAATCACGCCCGCGGACTCGTATTGTGCCTTGGGCCGGATAAAGAAACAGCATTGGCACAGGCGGCCATGGCATTGTCCCAGGGCAACAAGGCAGTGGTTATAGCTCCGGGCATTACTGACACTGTGAGCCGCGCTGAGAAAGCCGGGCTGCCAGTCGTGGGAACTGAAGGCAACCTTGAGCCGGACGCACTGGCCACGGCGAGAGGCTTTGAAGCAGTGGTAAGCTGCGCTGAACAGCCACTCCTGAAAAAGTACCGCCTGGCTCTGGCCAGGCGTGATGGAGCCTTACTACCGCTGATTACCGAACACACTCTTGATCAGCGTTATGTGATTGAGCGTCATCTTTGTGTGGATACAACTGCAGCGGGAGGCAATGCCAGTCTTATTGCAGCATCGGAGTAA